The following are from one region of the Capsicum annuum cultivar UCD-10X-F1 chromosome 1, UCD10Xv1.1, whole genome shotgun sequence genome:
- the LOC107842997 gene encoding protein SRC2, whose protein sequence is MEYRALEINVMSGKDLNKVNLITKMDVYVVVSISGADDDRSNQKTKTHVDHDGDNNPTWNFPIKFTIDENAAVQNRLHLVFKLRCQRALGDKDIGEVDVPIKELLESPNSSTGSKQFVSYQIRKPSGKPKGQLTFSYQFSDKITGNSSVDSKIDHPVTAYPAVNPNPMVESTSVYPPPRPPQGPTRPYPPPPTYACGGSGPTPPPPTAGYPPSTVGYPPAPAGYPPSSGGYPPAPAGYPPATAYPPPPQYGYPPHQGAYGYGYPQVQRPPKKNNNFGLGLGAGLLGGALGGMLIGDAISDAGGYDGGFDGGFDF, encoded by the coding sequence ATGGAATATCGCGCTTTAGAAATTAATGTTATGTCCGGTAAAGATCTCAACAAGGTCAATCTCATCACAAAGATGGACGTATACGTCGTCGTTTCAATCTCCGGCGCCGACGATGACAGATCCAATCAGAAAACCAAAACACACGTCGATCACGACGGTGACAACAACCCCACCTGGAATTTCCCAATCAAATTCACCATTGATGAAAACGCTGCTGTTCAAAACCGTTTACATCTTGTGTTTAAGCTCCGATGTCAACGTGCTCTTGGAGATAAAGATATTGGTGAAGTTGATGTTCCGATCAAAGAGCTTCTTGAATCTCCCAATAGCAGTACTGGGAGTAAACAATTTGTAAGTTATCAAATCAGAAAACCTTCTGGTAAACCCAAAGGTCAACTCACTTTTTCGTATCAATTTAGTGATAAGATCACTGGTAATAGCAGTGTCGATTCTAAAATTGATCACCCCGTGACTGCTTATCCGGCGGTTAATCCAAATCCGATGGTGGAATCCACTTCTGTATACCCACCACCGCGACCGCCGCAAGGTCCTACTCGGCCATATCCACCTCCTCCGACCTATGCTTGTGGTGGCAGTGGACCTACTCCACCACCACCCACAGCGGGATATCCTCCATCAACGGTGGGATATCCACCAGCACCGGCAGGATATCCACCATCATCGGGTGGATATCCACCAGCACCGGCGGGATATCCACCGGCGACGGCATATCCTCCACCGCCCCAATATGGATATCCGCCACATCAAGGTGCATACGGGTATGGGTATCCACAAGTACAGCGGCCGCCAAAGAAGAACAATAATTTCGGGTTAGGATTAGGGGCGGGTTTACTTGGTGGGGCACTTGGTGGAATGCTTATTGGAGATGCAATTTCTGATGCTGGAGGTTATGACGGTGGATTTGACGGTGGATTTGATTTCTAA